A part of Astyanax mexicanus isolate ESR-SI-001 chromosome 2, AstMex3_surface, whole genome shotgun sequence genomic DNA contains:
- the fgd4b gene encoding FYVE, RhoGEF and PH domain-containing protein 4, which translates to MEDSSPREETNEQKLYKIANELLLTERAYVARLYLLDQVFCAKLTQEAAKGTFPVEVVKGIFCNVACIYAFHSQFLLPDLETRMSQWERSPWIGDILQQHAPFLRMYAEYVKNFDKAMELLKQWTERSAQFSAVIQEIQRQEICGSLTLQHHMLEPVQRVPRYELLLKDYLKRLPQEAPDRSQTEKSLQTISMAATHSNTAIQKMENLKKLLEIYEMLGAEEDIVNASNELIKEGQILKLSSRNTSAMERYLYLFNNMLLVCVPKFSLLGQKFTVRTRVGIEGIKVVATVNDDYPHTFQVSGKERTLELQASSEQDKEEWIKAFQQTIETLQKKNETFKSACKDIEVEEVSNEELGRRAPRWIRDNEVTMCMKCKEPFNALTRRRHHCRACGYVVCWKCSENKAALEYDGNKMNKVCKDCYSILTGRAASEETTGAKKRGILEIEAAQFSGSSLMCGFLLYSEKARPWQRVWCVIPQKEAVVLYVYGAPQDVKAQSTIPLLGYIVDETPRTADPPSSFRLCQSKSLHSFAAESEDQKQRWLEVIRVAVTGNVAQFQTAASDGLTNGCHESDPHSI; encoded by the exons ATGGAGGACAGCAGCCCCAGA GAAGAGACCAATGAGCAGAAGCTGTATAAGATAGCCAATGAGCTCCTGCTTACAGAGAGAGCCTACGTTGCTCGTCTCTATTTGCTTGATCAG GTATTCTGTGCAAAGCTGACACAGGAGGCAGCAAAAGGTACATTTCCTGTGGAGGTAGTGAAGGGCATCTTCTGTAATGTGGCCTGCATCTACGCCTTCCACAGCCAGTTTCTTCTGCCTGACCTGGAGACCCGAATGAGCCAGTG GGAGAGAAGTCCTTGGATAGGAGATATCTTACAGCAGCATGCACCCTTCCTCAGGATGTATGCAGAGTATGTGAAGAACTTTGACAAGGCCATGGAGCTTCTCAAGCAGTGGACCGAGCGTTCAGCACAGTTTAGTGCTGTTATACAAGAAATCCAG AGGCAGGAGATTTGTGGAAGTCTCACACTGCAGCACCACATGCTGGAGCCTGTGCAGAGAGTTCCTCGCTATGAGCTTCTGCTGAAAGACTACCTGAAGCGATTACCGCAGGAAGCTCCTGACCGCAGCCAGACAGAGA AGTCTCTGCAGACTATTTCAATGGCTGCCACTCACTCCAACACTGCCATCCAGAAAATG GAGAACCTGAAGAAGCTTCTAGAGATATATGAAATGCTTGGAGCGGAGGAGGATATTGTGAATGCCTCAAATGAGCTCATTAAAGAAGGGCAAATCCTAAAGCTGTCTTCCAGGAACACATCGGCCATGGAGAGATACCTCTACCTT TTCAACAACATGCTGCTGGTGTGTGTCCCTAAGTTCAGTCTGCTCGGTCAGAAGTTCACAGTGAGAACCCGTGTGGGCATTGAGGGCATAAAGGTGGTGGCAACTGTGAATGATGATTACCCTCACACCTTCCAGGTTTCAGGCAAAGAGCGCACCCTGGAGCTGCAGGCCAG CTCTGAACAGGACAAAGAAGAATGGATTAAG GCTTTCCAGCAGACGATAGAAACTCTTCAGAAGAAGAATGAAACTTTTAAGTCTGCCTGTAAAGACATAGAAGTGGAGGAGGTGTCT AATGAGGAGCTGGGGAGAAGAGCACCTCGATGGATCAGAGATAATGAAGTTACCATGTGCATGAAATGCAAAGAGCCCTTTAACGCTCTGACCCGCAGACGACACCACTGCAGAGCATGCGGTTAT GTGGTGTGCTGGAAGTGCTCAGAAAACAAGGCTGCTCTGGAGTATGATGGGAACAAAATGAATAAGGTGTGTAAAGATTGTTACTCCATACTGACTGGAAGAGCTGCAAGTGAAGAGACGACTGGGGCCAAGAAACGGGGCATCCTGGAG ATTGAGGCGGCCCAGTTTTCTGGCAGCAGTCTGATGTGTGGTTTCCTGCTGTATAGTGAGAAAGCTCGTCCCTGGCAGAGAGTTTGGTGTGTTATCCCTCAGAAAGAGGCTGTAGTGCTTTATGTGTATGGAGCTCCACAG GATGTCAAAGCTCAGTCTACAATTCCATTACTTGGATACATTGTCGATGAAACCCCCCGGACAGCGGATCCTCCCTCCAGTTTCCGTCTGTGCCAGTCGAAATCCCTGCACAGCTTTGCTGCTGAGTCTGAAGATCAGAAGCAGCGGTGGCTGGAGGTGATACGCGTCGCAGTGACCGGCAATGTAGCCCAGTTTCAGACAGCTGCCAGTGATGGCCTCACCAATGGCTGTCATGAAAGTGACCCTcacagcatttaa